One Nitrospirota bacterium genomic window, TGTCGCCGATTACAATTTCCGTCACCGGAAAAGGGGACCGGAGGGCGAGCTAAAGGGCGTGGGTCTTCTGCCTTGTCTCGAGCCAGCGCTCCAGGGCGCCCGCCTCCATGGGCTCGGCGATAACGAACCCCTGGCCGTAGCGGCACCGCAGGCGCTTGAACCTGGCCACCTGCTCCGGCTGCTCAAGGCCCTCCACGATGACGTCCAGCCGGAGGTTATGGGCCAGGAAGATGATGGACTTGACGATCTGCAGGTTCTCCTGGTTGCCGTTCATGTCCCGGACGAAGGAGCGGTCTATCTTCAGCGCGGTAATGGGGAAGCGGTGGATGTAGCTGAGCGAGGAGTACCCCGTGCCGAAGTCGTCTATGTGCACGCCCACGCCCATGTGCCTCAGGCGGTTGAGCATGGTGGCGGCGGACTCGGCGTTCTCCATGAGGACGCTCTCGGTGAGCTCCAGGGACAGGACCCGAGGGTCGAGACCCGTTTCGGCCAGGACGTCGGAGACAAGGTCCAGAAAGGAGGACTGGGAGAACTGCCTGCTTGAGATGTTCGCGCTGATGGACAGGGGCGGCTTCATGGGGAAGAGCTTCTGCCAGTGGGCCAACTGGCGGCAAGCTTCTCTCAGGACCCAGGCCCCGATGTCCATGATGAGGCCGGTCTCCTCGGCCAGGGGGATGAACTCCTGGGGCATGACGAGGCCGCGCTTGGGATGCTCCCACCGGAGCAGGGCCTCGAAACCTACGATGGTCTCGCTGGCGAGGTCCAGGACGGGCTGGTAGTGGAGGACGAACTCCCGGTTCTCCGTCGCCCGCCGGAGCTCGGTCTCCAGCGTCAGGTGGGCCATGGCGTCGGCGTGCATCCGGGTGTCGAATATCACGTGGCAGGCGCGGCCCCGGCCCTTGGCCCTGTACATGGCGATGTCGGCGTCCCGGAGGATGTCATCGGCCCGGGTGTAGCCCACGGAGCTGAAGGCGAGCCCGATGCTCGCGGTGACGAACACCTCGTGACTGCGCAGGGCGAAGGGCCGGGAGATCTCCTCCTGGATGCGGCCGGTTATGTTCAGGGCCTCCTCCTTGTCCTTGAGTTTTTCAAGGAGGATGGCGAACTCGTCCCCGCCGAAGCGGGCCACCGTGTCGCCCTGCCTCAGGCATCCCTGAAGCCGCTGGCTGACGGCCTCCAGGAGCTTGTCCCCCGCACTGTGCCCCAGGCTGTCGTTGATGACCTTGAAACGGTCCAGGTCAAGAAAGAGCACCGCAAAGAGGTCCGCGCTCCCCCGGAAGCCGCTCATGAGCCCATGCTCCAGGCGGTTGATGAACAGGGCCCTGTTGGGAAGGCCGGTGAGCGTGTCGTGGAAGGCGTCGTGGACAAGCTGCTCCTCGGCCATCTTGCGCTCCGTGACGTCGGTCTGCGAGCCGGCTATCCGGACGGCCTCGCCCTGGCGGTCCCGCACCGCCAGGCCCCGGCTCAAGACCCACCGGTAGGTGGAGTCCCTGTGCAGGACGCGGTATTCGCACTCGAACTGGGTGGCCTTGCCCGCCAGGTGCGCCTCGAGCTTCGCCTCCAGGTGTTCCCTGTCCCGCGGATGCACCCGCCGGAACCACTCCTCGGGGCTGTCGCCAATGTCCTTCTCATCGAACCCGAGCATGGACTTCCACCGGGGGGAGTAGTACACGCGCATGCGGCGGAGGTCCCAGTCCCAGAGGCCTTCGTTTGCCCCCCGCGCCGCCAGGGCGTAGCGCTCGGCACTCTTTCTGAGCCCCTCTTCCGTCCGCTTCCGCTCCGTGACGTCCCGGAAGCACTGGATGACGTGGGTGACCTCG contains:
- a CDS encoding EAL domain-containing protein, encoding MNRKLLLPLLALFLLALAAVTAAVSLDNTLRLSRLARLHDMEGLRGALLPSTSPDRAGLAAAGVRTEDKRLLTAESVEERVRDCSGCHHAPSVSERIAGIEALFARYGEGLPREPAKKLLTELEDVSRLARARMEALSAQNGRRAEALRSLIHASLALGLLLGVLAALRLSMVFARPVDFLREATRRISSGRLPEGLPHGAGRGGRDELAAEFDAMMEALGESLSRMEEKLARRTRSERFVSSLLAGIRDPLSVLDGNFVFARLNADYAALKGLPAGELLGKPCYRVLHGRDGVCPGCVAEKAFRSKDPCREERRIADPEGSERWMDIYYYPVIGQGGEVTHVIQCFRDVTERKRTEEGLRKSAERYALAARGANEGLWDWDLRRMRVYYSPRWKSMLGFDEKDIGDSPEEWFRRVHPRDREHLEAKLEAHLAGKATQFECEYRVLHRDSTYRWVLSRGLAVRDRQGEAVRIAGSQTDVTERKMAEEQLVHDAFHDTLTGLPNRALFINRLEHGLMSGFRGSADLFAVLFLDLDRFKVINDSLGHSAGDKLLEAVSQRLQGCLRQGDTVARFGGDEFAILLEKLKDKEEALNITGRIQEEISRPFALRSHEVFVTASIGLAFSSVGYTRADDILRDADIAMYRAKGRGRACHVIFDTRMHADAMAHLTLETELRRATENREFVLHYQPVLDLASETIVGFEALLRWEHPKRGLVMPQEFIPLAEETGLIMDIGAWVLREACRQLAHWQKLFPMKPPLSISANISSRQFSQSSFLDLVSDVLAETGLDPRVLSLELTESVLMENAESAATMLNRLRHMGVGVHIDDFGTGYSSLSYIHRFPITALKIDRSFVRDMNGNQENLQIVKSIIFLAHNLRLDVIVEGLEQPEQVARFKRLRCRYGQGFVIAEPMEAGALERWLETRQKTHAL